From Sphingomonas sp. PAMC26645:
ACGCTGGACACAAGTCGATGCGCGGCAACTTGGCATGGACCGGCTCGAGGTCTACGAGCGCGAACGAAACGAGGCATAATGTTCACCGGAATCGTCACCGACATCGGCACCGTCACAACCGTGGAATCGCCCGGCGACGCGCGCGTCGTCGTCAGCACCGCCTATGATACCGCCACCGTCGACCTCGGCGCGTCGATCTCCTGCTCGGGCGTCTGCCTGACCGTGGTCGACAAGGGGCCCAACTGGTTCGCGGTCGATGTCTCAGGCGAGACGATCAGCCGTACCGCCAAGGACCAATGGACCGAAGGCCGCAAATTCAACCTCGAACGCGCGATGAAGCTTGGCGACGAACTCGGCGGCCATATCGTCACGGGCCACGTCGACGGCCTCGGCACCGTCGTCGCGCTGAGCGAGGAAGGGGGCTCGCACCGCGTCACCATCCGCGCCGGCGCCGATATCGCGCCGTTCATCGCGCCGAAGGGTTCGGTGACGGTCGATGGCGTTTCGCTCACGGTAAACAGCGTTCAAGACATCGATGGAGAGGTCGAATTCGGCCTCAACATCATCCCACATACCTGGGCGGTCACCACGCTCGGGACGATCCAGATGGGGCAGTCGGTCAATATCGAGATCGACGTCCTCGCCCGCTATCTCCAACGCATGGAGCATTACCGTGTCAAAGCCAGCTGAACTCGCCCGTCTCAAGCACGGCTATCTGTCGAGCCCCGAAGAGATCATCGACGAGGCGCGCAACGGCCGGATGTTCATCCTGGTCGACGACGAGGATCGCGAGAACGAGGGCGACCTCGTCATCCCCGCGCAGATGGCGACGCCGGAGAAGATCAACTTCATGGCGAAGTTCGGTCGCGGGCTGATTTGCCTCGCGCTGACCAGGGAGCGCACCGAAGAGCTCGGGCTCGAGCTGATGAGCCGCAACAACG
This genomic window contains:
- a CDS encoding riboflavin synthase, with protein sequence MFTGIVTDIGTVTTVESPGDARVVVSTAYDTATVDLGASISCSGVCLTVVDKGPNWFAVDVSGETISRTAKDQWTEGRKFNLERAMKLGDELGGHIVTGHVDGLGTVVALSEEGGSHRVTIRAGADIAPFIAPKGSVTVDGVSLTVNSVQDIDGEVEFGLNIIPHTWAVTTLGTIQMGQSVNIEIDVLARYLQRMEHYRVKAS